Within the Verrucomicrobiota bacterium genome, the region CTGGCAACCCGCCAGATCTTTACCGGGGCGGGCCGGGTCGGGCAGGCAAACCCGCTGGCGTTCGATTTTGAAGTGCCGGACCGTCCGGGCCACGTGCCATTCCAGATGAGCCAGCGGGCGGATCACATCGTTAATGACATCTACCAATGGGTCCAGTTTAACCGCGCGATCATCAATGCGCGCGACGAGCCGCTCGCCGATTACCGCAAGTACCGGCGGTTGCACCTGCTGATCGGCGATTCCAACATGAGCCCCTTCGCGACTGCGCTGAAGGTCGGGACCACCGTTTGCATCCTCACCTTGCTCGAAGAGGATCTGCTGCCCCGGGGACTCGGGCTGCGGGACGCGGTGCTGGCCACCCGCGAGATCTCCCGCGATCCGGACGGCAAATGGCTGGTCGAAATGGATGATGGGTCGCGCCAGGACGCGCTCGACATCCAGTACCAGTTTCTGGAACAGGCTTACCATTACCTCGCCGGCCAGGATGAAGAAACCGATTGGTTGCTCGAAAGCTGGGGGTTCACCCTGGATGCAATCCGTAATAAGCCCGAACTATTGATCGGCGGTGTCGATTGGATCTCGAAACGGTGGCTCCTCACGATGTTTATGGAGGAGCAGGATCTGAGCTGGAATGACCCCTGGCTGCAGAGCCTGGACCTCGAATATCACAACATCAACCCGGAACGGGGCCTTTTTTACGCATTAAAGCCGGCCAAGGCCATCGGCGAGTTCAATGCCAGCGTCCGTCGCGACGACGCGACGACGGTGCCGCCTGCCAATACCCGTGCGGCCGGACGATCCCAGGCCGTGCAGACGTTCCAGCAGCGCGATTTGCCGTACATCATCAATTGGGATTCGGTGGCCCTGGAAGGGCAAGATTACCTGCCGATGCCTGATCCGTTCAAAACTTACGTGGATGATGTCGACTTTTTCCTGAAGTAAGGTCTTTTTACTATCCAACTATGCGATTTCTTTCTTGTCTGCCGTCTCGAGCAGGCTTGCCCGGCAAATGCAGATTCCAGGTCCTCGCAACGGCCCTTCTGACTTTCTTTTGCATCTTGCAGACACATGCCCAGGTGTTGAATTGGAAAACTGATTTGAGGCAGGCGCAAGCTGCGGCGGCCGAGTCGAAGCGCTTCATTCTCCTCGATTTTACCGGCTCCGACTGGTGCCCATGGTGTATCCGGATGGATAAGGAAGTTTTTGAACGGCCCGCTTTTGCCGATTTCGCGGCCAAACACCTGGTGCTGGTGAAGCTGGATTTTCCCCGCGGCAAACCGCAACCGGCGGCCGAAAAGCTGCAGAACGAGCAACTCGCGCAAAAGTTCGGAATTCAGGGCTATCCGACGTACGTGCTCTTGGATTCGACGGGCAACGAGGTCCGGCGACAGGAAGGGTACTTACCCGGTGGCCCGGTTGAGTTCATTCGGTGGGTTGGTCTACCCAGCCCGGCGGGGAAC harbors:
- a CDS encoding proteasome accessory factor PafA2 family protein — encoded protein: MNRIVGLETEYGCLISEDQAQSQADAWPVKTKNYLFRKCKVGAIDLHYRDYEEPPGNGGFLLNGGRLYLDMGHLEYSSPECLNLRDLVAYDLAGDQLLQRGLREMNAAGQVSFLKNNIDHHTGATFGCHENYLMRREAQFTPEILSSLLAFLATRQIFTGAGRVGQANPLAFDFEVPDRPGHVPFQMSQRADHIVNDIYQWVQFNRAIINARDEPLADYRKYRRLHLLIGDSNMSPFATALKVGTTVCILTLLEEDLLPRGLGLRDAVLATREISRDPDGKWLVEMDDGSRQDALDIQYQFLEQAYHYLAGQDEETDWLLESWGFTLDAIRNKPELLIGGVDWISKRWLLTMFMEEQDLSWNDPWLQSLDLEYHNINPERGLFYALKPAKAIGEFNASVRRDDATTVPPANTRAAGRSQAVQTFQQRDLPYIINWDSVALEGQDYLPMPDPFKTYVDDVDFFLK
- a CDS encoding thioredoxin family protein produces the protein MRFLSCLPSRAGLPGKCRFQVLATALLTFFCILQTHAQVLNWKTDLRQAQAAAAESKRFILLDFTGSDWCPWCIRMDKEVFERPAFADFAAKHLVLVKLDFPRGKPQPAAEKLQNEQLAQKFGIQGYPTYVLLDSTGNEVRRQEGYLPGGPVEFIRWVGLPSPAGNRVR